A genomic region of Bubalus kerabau isolate K-KA32 ecotype Philippines breed swamp buffalo chromosome 10, PCC_UOA_SB_1v2, whole genome shotgun sequence contains the following coding sequences:
- the LOC129621162 gene encoding uncharacterized protein LOC129621162 isoform X1 → MTAALGGQAGSPGNPPRLSQSLQRRADVVISERRVRAPTVGSNRSAGVSANPLARCECCGTSALENGGLCVVRTKGSCPRIESEVSVAQACPTLCEPMNRSTPGLPVHHQLRSSLRLTSIESVMPSSHLILCHPLLLLPPISPSIRVFSNESTLRIRWPKYWSFSFSIIPSKEHPGLISFRMDWLDLLAVQGTLRSLLQHHSSKVSILQCSAFFTIQLSHPYRTTGKTIDLTRRTFVGKVVSLLFNMLSRLVITFLPRSKHLLISWLQSPFAVILEPPKIKSDTVSPSISHEVMGPDAIILLF, encoded by the exons ATGACAGCAGCTCTCGGCGGTCAGGCCGGTAGCCCCGGAAACCCTCCCCGTCTGTCGCAGTCGCTGCAGCGGCGCGCTGATGTCGTCATCTCCGAGCGCCGGGTTCGGGCGCCCACTGTGGGCTCAAACCGCAGCGCAGGAGTCTCGGCCAATCCACTAGCGAGATGCGAGTGTTGCGGAACTTCCGCGCTAGAGAATGGAGGGCTCTGTGTGGTGCGCACTAAAGGCAGCTGCCCACGAATCGAAAGTGAAGT ttcagtcgctcaggcgtgtccgactctttgcgagcccatgaatcgcagcacgccaggcctccctgtccatcaccaactccggagttcactcagactcacgtccatcgagtcagtgatgccatccagccatctcatcctctgtcatccccttctcctcctgcccccaatctctcccagcatcagagtcttttccaatgagtcaactcttcgcatcaggtggccaaagtactggagtttcagcttcagcatcattccttccaaagaacacccagggctgatctccttcagaatggactggttggatctccttgcagtccaagggactctcaggagtcttctccaacaccacagttcaaaagtatcaattcttcagtgctcagccttctttacaatccaactctcacatccatacaggaccactggaaaaactatagacttgactagacggacctttgttggcaaagtagtatctctgcttttcaatatgctgtctaggttggtcataacttttcttccaaggagtaagcatcttttgatttcatggctgcaatcaccatttgcagtgattttggagccccccaaaataaagtctgacactgtttccccatctatttcccatgaagtgatgggaccagatgccatcatcttacttttctga
- the EMC7 gene encoding ER membrane protein complex subunit 7 — MAATLWAFFSVLLLLLSRDVQSSEVSGSTSDGSGGSGVGIGDRFKIEGRAVVPGVKPQDWISAARVLVDGEEHVGFLKTDGSFVVHDIPSGSYVVEVISPAYRFDPVRVDITSKGKMRARYVNYIKTSEVVRLPYPLQMKSSGPPSYFIKRESWGWTDFLMNPMVMMMVLPLLIFVLLPKVVNTSDPDMRREMEQSMNMLNSNHELPDVSEFMTRLFSSKSSGKSSSGSSKTGKSGAGKRR; from the exons ATGGCGGCCACTCTATGGGCCTTCTTTTCCGTCCTCCTGCTGCTACTATCAAGGGATGTCCAGAGCTCGGAGGTGTCTGGGTCTACCTCCGACGGGTCAGGAGGGAGTGGGGTCGGCATTGGAGATCGCTTCAAGATTGAGGGGCGTGCGGTTGTTCCTGGAGTGAAACCCCAGGACTGGATCTCGGCGGCCCGAGTGCTGGTAGACGGAGAAGAGCACGTCGGCTTTCTGAA GACGGATGGGAGTTTTGTGGTTCATGATATACCTTCTGGATCTTATGTAGTGGAAGTTATTTCTCCAGCTTACAGGTTTGATCCTGTCCGAGTGGATATCACTTCAAAAGGCAAAATGAG AGCAAGATACGTGAATTACATCAAAACATCAGAAGTGGTCAGACTGCCCTATCCTCTCCAAATGAAATCTTCAGGCCCACCTTCTTACTTTATTAAAAGGGAGTCTTGGGGCTGGACAGACTTTCTGATGAACCCAATG GTTATGATGATGGTTCTTCCATTATTGATATTTGTGCTTCTGCCCAAAGTGGTCAACACAAGTGATCCTGACATGAGGCGG GAGATGGAGCAGTCAATGAATATGCTGAATTCCAACCACGAACTGCCTGATGTTTCTGAGTTCATGACAAGACTCTTCTCTTCAAAATCATCTGGCAAATCTAGCAGTGGCAGCAGTAAAACAGGCAAAAGTGGGGCTGGCAAAAGGAGGTAG